In Castanea sativa cultivar Marrone di Chiusa Pesio chromosome 6, ASM4071231v1, a single window of DNA contains:
- the LOC142639568 gene encoding uncharacterized protein LOC142639568: protein MDAVKIYFDGATSPKKKKAGIGVVVRDVNGLVLASCAKKKHQLYKAVEIESLAAATALSLATDLGFWHVILEGDSLEVIQALRENTQPLTPTGLMLEDVKRFFQNFDELLFSHTKRDDNVVAHSLVKYALSIPDFLV from the coding sequence ATGGATGCGGTGAAAATATATTTCGATGGAGCGACAagtccaaaaaagaagaaggctgGTATAGGTGTAGTGGTTCGTGATGTAAATGGCTTGGTGCTAGCCTCATGTGCAAAGAAAAAACACCAACTTTACAAGGCAGTAGAGATTGAATCCTTGGCAGCAGCAACGGCACTATCCCTTGCAACAGATCTTGGTTTTTGGCATGTTATTTTGGAGGGAGATTCATTGGAAGTGATACAAGCTTTGCGAGAGAATACACAGCCCCTAACACCTACCGGTTTAATGCTTGAGGATGTCAAAAggtttttccaaaattttgatgAATTGCTTTTTTCTCATACTAAAAGAGATGACAATGTTGTAGCTCATAGTCTGGTTAAATATGCTCTAAGCATACCAGATTTTTTAGTGTGA
- the LOC142638736 gene encoding putative terpene synthase 2, which produces MSLQVSAVPAQTKNPNSNTKRPLVNYSPSLWGDHFLSYANDSMETNDNLEQVQRLKEEVRKLLMAPIDKPSLKLELIDAIQRLGVSYHFESEIDEILQQIYKDHHNEVGQEDNGSLYTVALRFRLLRQQGYNIPSDIFNKFIDNKGNFKESLIHDVQGMLDLYEATHMRVHGEDILDEGLKFTTIYLKSVVTNLNPPLAAQVNRALKRPIRKCLQRVEARHYFSTYHENASHNEVLLKFAKLDFNILQKQHQKELSHISRWWKDLDFANKLSFARDRVVECYFWILGVYFEPQYSIARKILTKIICMASTIDDIYDAYGTYDELELFTDAIKRWDINCIDQLPEYMKFCYKALLDVYEEIEDEMSKEGRSYLVYFATDAMKKLVQAYFVEAKWFNEGYIPTMDEYMSNALKSSGYPTVITISFVGMGDIVTQEAFEWVSQEPKIVKAASTISRLMDDIVSQEFEQKREHFVSSIDCYMKQHGVSKEEVHNEFQKQIENAWKDINQGCLRPTQVPMPLLTLVLNFSQVMDLLYKDEDAYTHIGEVLIQGVTSLLVDSVPI; this is translated from the exons ATGTCTCTTCAAGTTTCCGCAGTCCCTGCTCAAACCAAGAATCCAAATTCTAATACAAAACGTCCCTTGGTGAATTATAGTCCTAGCTTGTGGGGAGACCATTTCCTCTCTTATGCTAATGACTCCATG GAAACCAATGACAACTTGGAGCAAGTTCAGAGGTTGAAGGAAGAAGTGAGGAAGTTGCTAATGGCTCCCATCGATAAACCTTCACTAAAGTTGGAGTTAATTGATGCAATCCAACGCTTGGGCGTGTCATACCATTTTGAAAGTGAAATTGACGAAATATTACAACAAATTTACAAAGATCATCATAATGAGGTTGGTCAGGAAGACAATGGTAGTCTTTACACTGTTGCTCTTCGTTTTCGATTACTAAGACAACAAGGTTATAACATTCCAAGTG ATATCTTCAACAAATTCATAGACAACAAGGGGAACTTCAAGGAATCGCTTATTCATGATGTGCAAGGAATGTTAGACTTGTACGAAGCTACACATATGAGGGTGCATGGAGAAGATATACTTGATGAAGGACTTAAATTTACTACTATCTACCTTAAATCAGTGGTGACTAATTTAAACCCTCCTCTTGCAGCACAAGTAAATCGTGCCTTAAAGCGACCTATTCGAAAGTGCTTGCAAAGGGTAGAGGCAAGGCATTACTTCTCTACCTACCACGAAAATGCTTCACATAATGAAGTTCTACTAAAATTTGCAAAGCTAGATTTTAACATATTACAAAAACAACACCAAAAGGAACTTAGTCATATCTCAAG GTGGTGGAAAGATTTGGATTTTGCAAATAAACTATCTTTTGCACGCGATAGAGTGGTGGAGTGCTACTTCTGGATTTTGGGGGTGTACTTTGaaccccaatactcaattgcTAGGAAGATACTAACCAAAATAATTTGTATGGCATCAACCATAGATGACATATATGATGCATATGGTACTTATGATGAACTTGAGCTCTTCACAGACGCGATTAAAAG gtGGGATATCAACTGTATAGACCAACTCCCTGAGTACATGAAGTTCTGTTATAAAGCTCTCCTGGATGTTTATGAAGAAATTGAGGATGAGATGTCCAAGGAAGGAAGATCATACCTTGTTTACTTTGCAACAGATGCG ATGAAAAAACTTGTTCAAGCCTATTTTGTTGAAGCCAAGTGGTTTAACGAAGGATATATACCCACAATGGATGAGTATATGAGTAATGCTTTAAAATCTAGTGGCTACCCTACAGTTATAACCATATCTTTTGTTGGCATGGGAGATATAGTAACACAAGAGGCCTTCGAATGGGTCTCCCAGGAGCCTAAGATTGTTAAAGCAGCATCAACCATAAGCAGGCTAATGGACGACATTGTCTCCCAAGAG TTTGAGCAAAAGAGAGAGCATTTTGTCTCAAGCATTGATTGCTACATGAAGCAACATGGTGTCTCAAAAGAAGAGGTACATAACGAATTTCAAAAGCAAATCGAGAATGCATGGAAGGATATAAACCAAGGGTGCCTTAGACCTACCCAAGTGCCAATGCCTCTCCTCACACTAGTTCTCAATTTCTCACAAGTAATGGATCTGCTTTACAAGGATGAAGATGCATACACACATATTGGAGAAGTGCTGATACAGGGTGTTACTTCATTGCTTGTTGACTCAGTACCAATTTGA
- the LOC142638221 gene encoding peptidyl-prolyl cis-trans isomerase CYP37, chloroplastic-like: MAHSEVSVEYSSPYQFFFYLYDKRNAGLGGLSFDEGQFSVFGYTIVGKDILPQIKTGDVIQSAKLLEGQDRLILPNES, translated from the exons ATGGCACATAGTGAAGTCTCTGTGGAGTATTCATCACCATACCAGTTTTTCTTCTATCTTTATGATAAAAGAAAT GCTGGCTTGGGAGGGTTGTCATTTGATGAAggtcaattttcagtttttgg ATACACAATTGTTGGGAAAGATATTCTTCCACAGATAAAAACTGGAGATGTGATTCAATCTGCAAAGCTGTTGGAAGGTCAAGATCGCCTCATTTTGCCAAATGAGAGTTAA